In Archangium lipolyticum, a single window of DNA contains:
- a CDS encoding cytochrome P450 has translation MQPSDFNPLSPVVRANPYPYYEVLRETAPVHWNAPLGVHLVSRYEDVLFVTKNPTPFSSKRSLVREEQYAAVESVAPTLVGTLRRGSLLTTDPPIHTRLRNLISRAFTPRRIADMEPRIRRISRELISHLPESGEFDLMKALAEPLPIIVIAEMLGVEPERRHDFKRWSDDTVASTTVLLKGGDPALVEPGVRELRDYLAGAIEARRKEPREDLISAMLENDEKEGMLTAETAIDFCRLLLVAGNETTTNLLGNGMRALLSHPEQLERLAAEPALIPNAVEEMLRYDSPVQSITRFVTQDVEIAGTRIPAGSNVMALLGSANRDPRRYTDPERFDVTRNAQGMVSFGHGIHFCLGAPLARLEAKVALEELLTPGRRFSFAPGQREQVELTDHFSIRGPRSLRMRVESTGPVRATA, from the coding sequence GTGCAACCCAGTGACTTCAATCCGTTGTCGCCCGTGGTCCGGGCCAATCCCTATCCCTATTACGAGGTCCTCCGGGAGACCGCGCCCGTCCATTGGAACGCGCCGCTCGGGGTGCATCTCGTCAGCCGCTACGAGGACGTCCTCTTCGTCACGAAGAACCCCACGCCCTTCTCGTCCAAGCGGTCGCTGGTGCGCGAGGAGCAATACGCCGCGGTCGAGTCGGTGGCGCCGACCCTCGTGGGCACCCTGCGCAGGGGCAGTCTGCTCACCACGGATCCGCCGATCCACACGCGGCTGCGGAATCTGATCAGCCGCGCCTTCACACCCCGGCGCATCGCGGACATGGAGCCGCGCATCCGGCGGATCTCCCGTGAGCTGATCTCCCATCTGCCGGAGTCGGGCGAGTTCGACCTGATGAAGGCGCTGGCCGAGCCGCTGCCCATCATCGTCATCGCGGAGATGCTCGGGGTGGAGCCGGAGCGGCGGCATGACTTCAAGCGCTGGTCCGACGACACCGTCGCCTCCACCACCGTGTTGCTCAAGGGGGGAGACCCGGCCCTCGTCGAGCCGGGAGTCCGGGAGCTGCGGGACTACCTGGCGGGGGCGATCGAAGCGCGCCGTAAGGAGCCGCGGGAAGATCTCATCAGCGCGATGCTGGAGAACGATGAGAAGGAGGGCATGCTCACCGCGGAGACCGCCATCGACTTCTGCCGGCTGCTGCTGGTGGCCGGGAACGAGACCACCACCAACCTGCTCGGCAACGGCATGCGCGCGCTGCTGTCGCACCCGGAGCAGCTGGAGCGGCTCGCGGCGGAGCCGGCGCTGATTCCGAACGCGGTGGAGGAGATGCTCCGGTACGACTCGCCCGTGCAGTCCATCACCCGGTTCGTCACCCAGGACGTGGAGATCGCCGGCACGCGCATCCCCGCGGGCTCGAACGTCATGGCGCTGCTCGGTTCCGCCAACCGCGATCCACGGAGGTACACGGACCCGGAGCGCTTCGACGTGACGCGCAACGCGCAGGGGATGGTCTCCTTCGGCCACGGCATCCACTTCTGCCTGGGAGCGCCGCTGGCGCGGCTGGAGGCGAAGGTGGCGCTGGAGGAACTGCTCACACCGGGGCGCCGGTTCTCCTTCGCTCCGGGCCAGCGCGAGCAGGTGGAGCTCACGGACCACTTCTCCATCCGAGGCCCCAGGTCGCTACGGATGCGGGTGGAGTCCACGGGGCCTGTACGCGCCACGGCGTAG
- a CDS encoding ABC transporter substrate-binding protein, whose amino-acid sequence MRIGFLVASLAALCVSVAGCKKELSKEEAAKRAAEQPLRVGFFPNITHAQALVGNGSGAFKQAVPNIELKMFNAGPAAMEALSSGSLDASYVGTGPAINTFLKAGRELRIIAVAVDGGAVLVTKTARTPAELKGKTLASPQLGNTQDIALRHWLGQQGLKVGQDVTVTPLSNPDILGLFLNGKIEGAWVPEPWGARMVAEGGGHILVNERDLWPNKRFHTTVLVTTRKVLEERREQLKQLLRAHAALTQQWQQQPEAFVSRVNEAFGKVTGHPISEPILKDSFSRLEPAQDAMPEQLEQVARHAQQLGFIPSSDLSGLVDTSLLREVMQQDAKP is encoded by the coding sequence ATGCGTATTGGATTCCTCGTCGCGAGTCTCGCCGCTCTCTGTGTATCGGTCGCCGGCTGCAAGAAGGAGCTGTCGAAGGAAGAGGCGGCGAAGCGGGCCGCCGAGCAGCCGCTCCGGGTCGGCTTCTTCCCCAACATCACCCACGCCCAGGCGTTGGTGGGCAACGGCTCGGGCGCGTTCAAGCAGGCCGTGCCCAACATCGAGCTGAAGATGTTCAACGCGGGACCCGCCGCCATGGAGGCGCTCTCCTCCGGCTCGCTCGATGCCTCGTACGTGGGCACGGGGCCGGCCATCAACACCTTCCTCAAGGCAGGGCGCGAGCTGCGCATCATCGCGGTGGCCGTGGATGGCGGCGCGGTGCTGGTGACGAAGACGGCGCGCACTCCCGCGGAGCTCAAGGGCAAGACGCTGGCCAGCCCGCAGCTGGGCAACACCCAGGACATCGCCCTGCGGCACTGGCTGGGCCAGCAGGGACTCAAGGTGGGGCAGGACGTCACCGTCACCCCCCTGTCCAACCCGGACATCCTCGGCCTCTTCCTCAACGGTAAAATCGAAGGAGCCTGGGTGCCCGAGCCCTGGGGCGCGCGCATGGTGGCCGAGGGCGGTGGCCACATCCTCGTGAACGAGCGCGACCTGTGGCCCAACAAGCGCTTCCACACCACCGTGCTCGTCACCACGCGCAAGGTGCTGGAGGAGCGGCGCGAGCAGCTCAAACAACTGCTGCGCGCCCACGCGGCCCTCACCCAGCAGTGGCAGCAACAGCCCGAGGCCTTCGTCTCGCGCGTCAACGAGGCCTTCGGCAAGGTGACCGGACATCCCATCTCCGAGCCCATCCTGAAGGACTCCTTCAGCCGCCTGGAGCCCGCGCAGGACGCGATGCCCGAGCAGCTCGAGCAGGTAGCCAGGCACGCGCAACAGCTCGGCTTCATCCCCAGCTCGGACCTGTCGGGCCTGGTGGACACCTCCCTCCTGCGCGAGGTCATGCAGCAGGACGCGAAGCCCTAG